A stretch of DNA from Candidatus Bathyarchaeota archaeon:
AAGGAACGAGAAGCAATTGACAGCAAGTAAAAAGAAAACTAAAAAAGAGCAAGAGAAAAAGTCAACCAAAAAATCTGAAACATTGGTTGACAAAAAAGGCATTCGTTTAGATGGACGAAAAGTGGATGAATTGCGTCCAGTAAAAATGGAAGTTGGTGTTCTTCCAAACGCAGATGGTTCATCATATCTAGAACAAGGACGAAACAAAATTCTTGTTGGTGTCTACGGACCTAAAGAGGCACATCCACGCCATATAGCCCAACAAGATCGCGCTGTTATTCAATGTCGTTATCATATGGCACCTTTCTCTGTTGATGAACGAAAGTCTCCTGCTCCTTCAAGAAGAGATGTTGAGCTCTCCAAAGTTATTCGAGAAGCCTTAGAGCCAGCAGTTTTTCTTGAATATTATCCCCGTACCTCAATTCAAGTATACATAGAAATTTTACAAGCTGACGGCGGAACAAGATGTGCAGGAATAACTGCTGCCGCTCTTGCACTGGCTGACGCTGGAATTCCTATGCGCGACTTAGTTGTAGCATGTGCAGCAGGTAAAGCTAGCGGAAAAATCGCCCTTGACCTAATGGACACAGAAGACAAAGTTGGTGAAGCCGACGTGCCTGTAGCTTACATGCCTAACTTGGATGCAATTACTTTATTGCAAATGGACGGAAATCTATCCACTGAAGAATTCGAGACTGCAGTTAATATGGCTGTTGAAGGATGTAAAAAACTGTATGAAGTTCAGAAGGAAGCGTTAAAGGCAAAATATGTTATTGAGGAGGAAAAAGAAGAATGACCTCATCTGTTGTAGTAAATGTGAAAAAGAAACGAATAAGTGAGCTTCTAAAAGACGGTCAAAGAACCGATGGACGCGGACTTACCGACTACCGTGATATCCAAATCGAACTTGGAGTAATCGAAAAGGCTGAAGGTTCTGCTCGTGTACATCTAGGTCAAACTGATGTTATGGTTGGCATTAAAATCGGAACTGGAACTCCGTTCCCTGATACCCCTGATAAAGGTGTTCTTACTTGCAACGCTGAACTTGTGCCTCTTGCCTCTCCAGATTTTGAAACTGGACCACCCGGTGAAGACGCCGTAGAGTTAGCTCGAGTTGTAGACCGTGGAATACGTGAATCTGGAGCAATCGATGTGGAAAAACTCTGTGTGGAACCTGGTAAACTGGTGTTCGTTGTTTTCGTGGACATTTATGTTCTTAATCATGACGGAAACTTAATTGACGCTTCAGCTATTGCAGCTTTGGCAGCTTTGATTAATGCAAAAATGTTCAAGTATACTGTAGAAGATTGTCAGATCGTGAAGAAGCCAGGGTATACTCCTCTTCCTGTGATTGACCATCCTGTAGCAGTTACTTTTGCGAAAATAGGCGATAAGCTCATATTGGACACTGGACTTGATGAAGAACACGTCATGGATGCAAGATTGACGATAACAATGAACAAAGACGGAAACATCTGCGCAATGCAGAAAGGTGGCGGCGGAGGCTTCTTTACCAAAGAAGAAATATTTGAAGCAGTAAAAATTGCATCTGAAAAGTCTGCAGAATTAAGAAAAATCGTGGTTAAAAGCTGATGGGAAGAAATACAAAAAAAGTTGCGATGACTCGAGGTCTTGGTACTCGTTATGGTGCAACAATCAGGAAACGTTACGTCAAAGTATTAACAGAAGTCAGACGGACCCACAAATGCCCACAATGTGGTGCAGAAGCGGTCAAGCGTGAAAGCGTCGGTATTTGGAACTGTCGAAAATGTGATGTAACTTTTGCTGGTGGAGCCTATACTCCAGTTACAAAACTTGGAGTTGTAGCAAAGCGCCAAGTAAAGAGTGCAACCTCTTCCGAATCCTAAATCTTCCAGAAGGCTTATGCCTTTCTGCCACCTTTTTTGTTGAGGTGGACTAAAATTGATTTTATTAACTACTTCTCGAAGACCCACCCAAAGAATCCGTAGTTTTTGTCGAGATTTATTTTCATCTCTTCCTGATGTTAACCGCGTGAATCGTGGAAAAATGAGTTTAGATGCAGTTGCAGAAAAGGCACTTGAACTAAATTGTGACCGCGTAATAGTTGTTGGTCGATGGCATGGAGCTCCTGGAAAAATTGGTTTGTTTAATATATCCTTGGGGTTAACTGCTGTTTCTCCTTTAATGGTTATTCAAAGCATACGTTTGCGACGAGAACTAAAACAAACTAGCCGTATCAAATCTTCTGTGATTACTTTAGAACCTAACTCTTCTTCTGGGTTACAACGTTTAGCTGGATGTTTGTCCAAGTTTTTTGGTTTGCCTGTTTTGCCCTTGGATGAAACATCTGAAAATCATCAGGTTTCTATGCATTTGTCCTTTGATTCTTCTCGGCGAGTCAAAATGACCTTTGTTATGCTTCAACGAATGGTTGAAATAGGACCTCAGGTAACTTTTTCAAGGTTAATTTGGGACGTTTCATCATGAATGCCAAAGCTGTTGTGCGTCTGAACTTTTTTTCTGATAAACAATTGCACGTAGTAATACACGCCCTTAAACCTGAAATTGATTCTTCATCTACTAGTCGCTCAAAAGTCTGTATGACTACTGAAGGGCAAACCCTGATTTTAGATTTCAGAGCAGCAGACACCTCTGCATTGCGGGCAGCAATGAATTCATATCTGCGATTAATTGGAGTAGCAATGAATCTTCAAAAGTTTACTGAATCAGATTTTTAGTGAAACGCTTAATATGTGCCAAGTTATTTAAGCTGAATAACTCACAGTCAAATGTTTGAGGAATATGAAATGAGCGAAGAGATTTCTAAACTTCCACCCCAAGTACAGCAACGATTAATGAGGCTTCAACAGTTACAACAAACCCTTCAAGGTGTAATGGCACAAAAACAGCAGCTAGAAATGCAACTCAACGAAGTTGAACAAGCCAAAGTTGAATTAGAAAAACTAGATGAAACTGCTGTTGTTTACAAATCCATTGGTGCACTTCTTGTAAAATCGGAAAAAAATACTGTTGAAACAGAACTTTCTGAACGTAAAGAACTCTTGAAAATGAGAGTTGACGTGATAGCCAAACAAGATGAGCGCATTAAAACTCAGGTCAAAGAGCTTCAAGAGCAACTGCAGCAAGACTTGAGTCCCGTATCTGGTTCTGCTTAGGGATGAGTGCCTTTTGGCAGAAATTGGCATCCCTGAACTTACCCTTGAGCAAGTGCAAGAACTATGTGAAAAGGCAGAATTAGCTGCCCGAAAATATGTTCTTTCTCAGGTGTCTACAAGCAGAATAATTGACCTTGATGTATTTGTGGATGCCCAAGGCATCAAACCCATAACGATAGACGTTGACGTAAACGTTGTATTATCCCCAATAATGAAAGACTTTGATGTTGAATACTTAACCAGAGAAGCAACAAAACAAGCCTTCATTGTTATTGAAGAATACTTGAGGGAACTCAAGTGCAAATCAGAAAAATAACCTCTTTAATCGACAAGCTTGATGCTAAACTAGTCGTTCTTTTATGTCATCATAACGCAGACCCCGATGCAATTGGCGCGGCTTTTGCTTTTGACAACTTGTTAAAACAGTTAAGGCCAAACTTAAAAACTGAAATTGGGGCTGCTGCTGGACCTAGTAAACTTTCCAAAGCTGTAATTAAAGCTGTAAATGTGGAGCTTACTGATCAGCCTCAGATAGAAAAAGCTGATTTGGTTGTTTTACTTGACACAAATACTACCCAACAGTTGGATGACTGGGCTGCCCTGCTCCAACCTGCGCAGCCGATACTTTTGATTGACCATCACGCCCCGCATCCTGAAACTGAACATATTTCAGCTCTTTCAGTAACTGATGAAACTGCTTCTTCGACTTGTGAAATCGTTTACAGGCTGTTTAAAGAAGCAAAAATCAAGCCATCTGTTGCTTCTGCAAAAGCGCTGTTTCTTGGAATTGCTTTTGACAGCAGACACTTCATTTTGGCTGGTTCGGAAACTTTAAAAATTGTTGCAGAACTTGCACAAATTGTAAACCCTCGAGAGACACTTCCTATTCTTTCATTGCCTATGGATTATTCGGAACGTGTTGCCCGACTAAAAACCGCTGGTAGGATGAAAATTGTGAAAGTCAATAACTGGTTGATTGCCCTTTCTCGTCTTAGCACTTTTCAAGCTTCAGCTGCTCGCGGACTGGTTGCCTTTGGGGCTCATGTTGCTATTGTTGCAGGAGAAAAAGATGGTGGAATTCAAGTAAGTTTTAGAGCCTCCTACGAATTCTTTACCGAAACTGGAATCCACATGGGTCGCGATTTGGCAACACCCCTTGGTGAATTTTTGGGGGGTATGGGTGGTGGGCATTCTGTTTCTGCTGGTGCAAACGGCAATGGAGACGTAAATGGGTGTCTGAATTTTTGTGAAAAGCTCATAAAACAGAAATTAAGTTAACCCTTTTTGGGTAGCTACTCTTAAATGGATATAAAAAATTGCTTTAGGCTGGCGGATAATATTGGCAGTGATTGAAACTAATAATCTTACATATTCTTATCCTAACGCTAAAACGCCGTCAATTAAGAATGTTTCAATCACAATAAACAAGGGCGATTTTGTAATTTTAACTGGTCCCAGCGGATGCGGAAAAACAACTCTTTGTCGGTGCTTTAATGGTTTGGTTCCCCATTTTTACAATGGCATTTTGGTAGGAAAAATATCCGTTGCTGGATTAAATGTAGCTGAACATCAAATTCATGAACTTGCTCGCCATGTTGGGTTAGTGTTCCAAAACCCGGAAAATCAATTATTTGCATTATCCGTTGAAAAAGATGTTGCCTTTGGATTAGAAAATTTTGCCATGCCCCGCGATGAAATGAGAAAACGAGTAGACTGGGCGCTGGAACAAGCAGGAATAAGTGAACTAACCGAAAGACCCCCTCACGAACTTTCAGGTGGACAACAACAACGGGTTGCTATAGCTTCAGTTCTAGCAATGCAGCCCGACATTATAATACTTGATGAACCCACTTCTTTTCTTGACCCTTTGGGTGCAGAAAAAATTTTTGAAGTAATAAGCCAACTCAACAAAGAACTAGGAATCACTATCATTCTGGTCGAACATCGCCTTGATCTTGCAGCAAAGTATGCTAACCGTGTTATTGTAATGAACAACGGTGAAATTGCCATGGCTGGAACTCCCCAAGAAATTTTTACCTCAGAACAAGCTCGGCTAATTGGCATTGGAATTCCAAAAGCCACTGAACTGTATCAATATCTAAAGAAGAATGGAATTGACCTGAAAACCATTCCAGTTACTCCAGAAGAAGTGGCACAACTTTTGCGGGAGGCTTTAAAGAATGCTTGAAGTAAAAGACCTCTATTACTCTTACTCTACTGGTTTTGAAGCCCTGAAAGGAATCAACCTCACAGTAAATGACGGGGAATTCTTGGCGATCATGGGTCAAAATGGGGCTGGAAAAACTACTTTAGTTAAACACTTTAACGGACTGTTGAAACCCACCCACGGTGAAGTCCTTGTTGACGGCGTGAGCACCCGGGACGTAAGTGTTGCTAAGTTGGCTCGTAATGTTGGTTTTGTGTTCCAAAATCCTGACCATCAATTATTTAGTGAAACAGTAGAAGACGAAATTGCTTTTGCTCTAAAGAACTTTGGCTTCGAAGAAGCAGTAATCAAAAAACAAGTTGATTGGGCGCTGAATCTACTGGATGTGGTGCAGTACAGAAAAACTTCACCTTTTATGCTCAGTGGCGGAGAACGAAAACGGGTAGCTTTAGCTTCAATTCTTGCATGGGATCCTCAGGTAGTTATTTTGGATGAACCCACTATTGGTCAGGACCATCGCCAGAAAGAAAAGTTGCAACATTTTATTTTGCAGTTGAATGCCCAGAAAAAAACTGTAGTTGTTGTTACTCACGATGTGGAATTTGTAGCAGAATGTAATCCTCGAGTTATTTTGATGCGCCAAGGCCAGATTTTGCTTGACGGTGTAGCTGAAAAAATTTTAAATGACACAAAGTTGTTGGCGCAGGCTTCTATTGTTCCTCCTCAGATTACCAAGATTTTTTTGGAACTAGAAGATTTGGGGTTGCCTACTGATGTTATTGACGTTCATGAAGCCACAAAAATTTTACTAAACCGGTTGAGGAAAAAATCATGAGCGTTTTTGAAGGATTCAAGTTCAGAAAAGTTTCTTCTTTGGTTCATGATTTAGACCCACGGGTCAAGTTTTTCTTTGTTTTAGTCTTGTTTGTTATGGCTATCCTGTTCACGAACCTGTTCGCGTTGCTTGTTTTGTTTATGGTTCCTTTGCCTTTCGTATTTGTTGCCAAAGTTAACCGTCAATGGTTGCGTTCCCTGCGAGGTGCCTTACTGTTGGCAGTGTTTATTTTTGCAACTAACTTCATTTTTGGGTTCTTGTATCCTGCATCGTTTCCTCAAATAACTCCTCCAGTGGATACTGCTTTCGAATATTTGGTGCTGTTGGAGCGCTCCATATCAATGACCCTGCGTTTTGTTGTTTTAATTGCATCTTTTTCTGTTTTCTTTTTAACAACTTCCCCCGATCATCTCGGGTTAGCCCTGCAGCAAAGTCATGTTCCTTACGAGTTTTGTTTTGCTTTCACTACTGCGGTTCGTTTCGTTCCCGTTTTAGCTGACGAAGCCCAAACCATAATGGATGCCCAAAAAGCCCGCGGGCTAGAACTAGAGCGTGGAAACTTGCTTAAACGGGTCAGAAATTATATTCCAATTCTTATTCCATTGATAGTGAATGCAATTCGAAGAAGCCTTGAACTTGCTGAAGCGATGGAATCCCGTGCCTGGGGTGCTAGCAAAAATCGTACAAATTTGTATGCCCTCAAGTTGAAGCGGTCTGATTATGTACTGGTTGTGATCTCTGTTGTGATGTTAATAGTTGCAGTTTACATTTGGCTTAATGTTTCAATTCCTTCGTTAAGTGCAGTTCTTTTTCCCGCGATGGTTTGATTATAAAACCTAAGAACAACAACATTTTCGCTAATTATAATATCCACTTTATATGATGTGGGTTTCGTAAATCAAAATTTTAGTAAGTGCCTTTTAGTGGCACATTTTTGGTGCAAAAGAAATGAGAAAAACGGGCAATCTTAGTTTTACCTCTTCCGTCTTTTTTGTCTTTTCTTCTTTACTCGTTTTTGTTTCTTTTTGGCGGTCTTTTTTGTCATGCCGTGATGTCGTGCCATATTGATCGCTTTCCTTTTCGGATACTTTTTCCCTTTCTGTGCTTCTTAAAGGTTACGTGAGTTTTTAGCTTTGTTGTCATCCGCTTTCTGCATTATTTACAGTTTTGCGTCTACATGGACTTTAACATTGTTTGTTATGGTCCGTAAGCCGTTTCAGAGTCGCTCCATCTCATCATTACGAAGGTTCAGAATGGTGTCCCTCATCACAACTACTCGGTAAGGTGTGCATGTTTAAAACTTTACCCTTTTTGAAACTAACTAGTAAAGAACAAAAAATGAAAAGGTGTAGAGCTTATTTTTCGTCCAGTTTGAATTCTTTGTGAATTGCTTTGACTGTTTCTGGTCCGTCTTTTTCTTTGACCACAAAGGACACGTTGAGTTCAGATGAGCCTTGGGCTATCATGTTAACGTTGATTTTTTTGCTAGCTACTGCTGAAAAGATTCTGGAAGCTACACCTACCATGCCTTTCATGCCTGCGCCTAGGACTGCGACTACGCATACGTCGTCTTCGGAGATGATTTCATGGATGAATTCTTTTCCTAGCAATGCAAGTTCAAGGGTGTTAACTGCCCGTTCCAGAAGGCTTCGATGAATTACTATGGAAATGTTAGCTTCAGAAACACTTTGGGAAATCATCAATATGTTGATGTTTTCTTTTCCCAGAACTTCAAAAACTTTGGCTGCCGTTCCAGGGGCACCAACCATGCCTGAGCCGCTGACGGTTATAAGGGCAACGTTTTTGACGATAGTTACTGCTTTAACTCCATTTTTTGTTTCCAGTTTGCCGTTTTCCATTATCAGGGTTCCATGGTTGCTTGGGTTGAACACGTTTCTGATTCTTACGGGTATACCTTCTTTTCTTGCGGGTTCAAGGGCTCGGGGGTGCATTGCTTTTGCGCCAAAGATTGTTAGTTCGGTTGCTTCTTGGAAGCTAATTTTTGGGATTATTTTTGCTTCAGGAACCAGTTTAGGGTCTGAGGTCATCAAGCCGTCTACGTCGGTCCATATCCAGATTTCTTCGGCTTCAAGGGCTGCCCCTACGATAGTGGCTGTGTAATCTGATCCTCCTCTACCTACAGTGGTGGTTTCTCCGTTTTGGGTTTGGGCGATAAACCCTGTGATTACTGGGACCGTTCCCTTCTCTAAGAGGGGTTCTATGTTCTTTTTGAGTTCAAATTTAGTAACGTTCATCAGCAAACTAGCTTCTCCAAAGTTTGAGTCAGTTACTATCCCTGCTTCTCCCCCTGTGAAATGTTCCGAAGCTACCCTTATATCATTTAAAGTTGCGCTTACGATTGGGGCAGACAGTTTTTCTCCAAAAGAGATTACAAGGTCTCGGGATTTTGGGGTGAGTTCTCCCACGTAGCTGATTCCAGTTAGTACTTGTTCTAGTTCACATATTCTGGATTCTACTAGTTTCCAAACGATTTCTTGGATTACTGTGTCTTGGATTGCCTCTTTTATTGTGGTTTGGTGGCGTTCAAGGATTTCTTGCTTGAATTCTTTGATGAATTTGGTGTTGCCTGTCTTTGCCTGTACAGCTGCTTGAATTAGTTGGTTAGTTATTCCTTGCAGAGCTGAAACAACTACCACTATTTGGTTATCGTTTTTGTTGTCTTTAATCAGGTTTGCTACGTTGCGGATTTTTTCGCCATTGGCGACAGAGCTACCTCCAAATTTCATGACTATTTTTTTCAAGCTTTTTTTCTCCTTGTTATGTTGCCATTTTGTGGGCGATAGTTTGTTTTATGTCTAGAAGGTCTCGCAGTACTGCGCTTGCGGTTTCGACTCCGCCTGCTCCTAGACCAATTATTGTTTGTTCTCCCGCTGACTCGGAAACAAAGGTCACTGCGTTCAATGCCCCGTCCACAGCCAAGGGATGATGTTTGGATATTTGTTGAGGCTCAACTTTTAGTTTTTCTGTAATGGAGCCAATCAGTTTAATGGTGCAGCCTTTCTTGTTAGCCTCAGCAATGTCTTTAGCTGAAACATCCCGTATCCCCTTAATTTCCACGTCGTTAATTGTGACTTTTTTATCCATAATCCAGTTCGCCATAATCACAAGTTTTGCCGCTGCATCGTAACCATCAACATCCATGGTAGGATCCGCTTCAGCAAAACCTAGTTCTTGGGCTGCTTTCAGAGCTACATCAAAAGTGAGGTGTTTTTCGTCCATTTCCGTTAAGATATAGTTGGTTGTTCCGTTCAAAATTCCGCTAACTGAAAGGATTTTGTCGCCCTGCAAACAGTTTTTGGCAAACTCCAAAACTGGGGTTCCTGCACCTACGGTTCCGCTAAATCTTAGTTGAACGTTGTTGAATTCTGCAAGCTCAGTCAAAGCAGGCAAGGCTAAAGCTAATGGTCCTTTGTTTGTGGTAACCACGTGTTTGCTTGTTTTGAATGCAGATTTGATATATGATAGTCCCGGTTCGGCGGTTTCGATGTTGGTAGGGCTTACTTCTATCATGGCTTCTGCCTCAACAGATTCGATGACTTCTAGGGCGGTCATGTCGGATTTGCCGTATTGAATGCTTGCCGAGACCGTTCCGTGCTGTTTTTTTAATTTGAGCATTTCTTTAAGGTCTAACCCTTTCGGGTTTATGGCTGCGCCTTTTTTATCAACTACTGCAACAATTCGGGGGCGAAAACCATACTTTTTCGCCAAATCCTTTTTTCGGTCCAAAAAAATTTGAGCCAAACTCTGACCAACAACGCCCCAACCCACCAAAATAATCCTCATTCTATCGCTCAACCTGCTCCATACGTTAACCACTAATTACATTAACACCCATAATTACAATTACGACTAATAAATAATCACCACAACCAATCAACCTTTGTATACACCTAATTTTGGATTCTTTGGAACTAAAGCATCAATTTTTTTAAGATTTGAGCAAATTGGTTATGACAATTATTCATTGTGGTCAGATAATTGCATGCCCAGCAGGTTGAACATGGATATTTCACGATATTTTGCAGATAGATTAAGAGCTTCAATGGGACAGTGAAATAATGATGAATCCTGAAACTAGATACATGGATTTCAGTAATTCTAAAGAAGGAGCAAATTTTTATGCTGCTATTGTTTTTTGACTTAATTTATGGCCGTGTTTTGAACCTTGCTGTTAAACTGATTATTTGTTTAGAAATTTTGTCATGAAGGTTGGTCCTTCTATTGTGCCATATTTGCCGTTTTTGGCGTTTTGTTCGTCGAATTGTTTGATATTATCAGGGGGGTTTGTTGGATTGTAGATTGCAAAGGGCACGGGGTCACGGGTGTGGGTGCCAATTTTTATCGGAGTGGGATGGTCAGGCAAAACAGCAAGGGCAACATCCTGATCGATGTTATCCATTATGCGCCCAATCAGCCGTTTGTCCAAATCCTCAATCGTCTTAATTTTTAGTTCGTAGTCTTTAGCGTGCCCTGCTTCATCTGGAGCTTCCACATGAACAAACACCAAATCATAATCATTCAATGCCTCTAACGCATAATCGGCTTTTCCCTCATAGTTAGTATCAAATAAACCTGTAACACCGGGGACCTCGACAACCTTCATTCCTGCATACCTCCCAATGCCTTTCACTAAATCTACCGCAGAAATCACTGCTGAACTTACACCAAACCGCTCTTTAAACGTAGGCAAAACAGGAACGCGACCCCCACCCCACGGCCAAATCATGTTGCCTGGATTTTTACCAACTTTTGCTCGGGCAAGATTCACAGGATGATTTTCCAAAATTGCCTTAGAACCCAAAATCATCTCCTTTAGTTCTTTTTCTACATTTTTTGCTTTTTCAGATTCTGCCTTTGGCAAAATGTCTGAAACCTTTTCTCCAATCGCATTATGTGGCAAGGTGCAATCCACTATTTCTTTAGGTAAGTAATCTCGGATTACCAAAAAATGTCGATAATCCAAACCAACAAAAAATTCAATATTATCTGGTCTGGGCGTTTTTTCCTTGATTTCTTCTATCAGCTGAGAAGCTTCTTTACTTGAAATGTGGTCTGCAGCATAATCAATCAATTTACCGTCTTTTTCTGTAATCAAATTGCATCTAAAGGCTACATCTTGTTTGTTCAAATGGATGTTTCTGCCGGCTGCTTCTAATGGTCCTCGTCCTGAATAATATACCTGTGGATCGTAGCCTAGAACAGACAAAATTGCAGGTCCCGAACCTGGATTCATGCTATCTGGAACTGTTTTCAATAATCCGTTCTGGCCTTTGGCTGCAATTAAATCCATGTTGGGCTTGTTTGCCACTTGAAGGGGTGTTTTGTCGCCAAGTTCGGCTATTGGGTAATCTGCCATTCCGTCTCCAAGAATAAGTATGTACTTCATATGTTTTACCTGCTTTTTTAGTAATTTTAGTTACCAATTGTAATGTTTTACTGTATCGCTTTTGCAGGTTAAAATTTACCCCGAATTCATAAACAGTATATTACTCCCAAAACAATATCCCATCATGGATCCCGCAGAGTTCTATTTTCTAATTCTTCCTCTAGCCGGGTTGGTCGCCCTTCTTTTAATCATAATTGTGCACCTTGCAAGAAAAGACAAAACAATTAAACACAAAGAACTGGATACTATCAACGAATTAATGCAAACCGGAGTCTTAACCAAAGAAAACTTTGCTGAAATGCTCCAAGCCCTAGTGCAGCAAGGAATCATAAAAGAGAGCTCCTACGAAACCATCGGAAAAATTCTTGACGAATCCCTCACTGAACAAGAAGAAACTACAGTTTCAAGTGACTAAAAACACGCCTTTTTGAAGCACAGCAACCGTTTTTCCATTTTTTTTGGTAATTGTCACTGTAGGCTCCGAAACCATCAAATCCATATGATTTTGTGACAAATTCTTGCCCCCTGGCATATCCGTGTTCGCACCAAATGCTACATGGATTGTTCCCAACATTTTTTCTGCCTCCAAAAACTC
This window harbors:
- a CDS encoding exosome complex exonuclease Rrp41, producing the protein MVDKKGIRLDGRKVDELRPVKMEVGVLPNADGSSYLEQGRNKILVGVYGPKEAHPRHIAQQDRAVIQCRYHMAPFSVDERKSPAPSRRDVELSKVIREALEPAVFLEYYPRTSIQVYIEILQADGGTRCAGITAAALALADAGIPMRDLVVACAAGKASGKIALDLMDTEDKVGEADVPVAYMPNLDAITLLQMDGNLSTEEFETAVNMAVEGCKKLYEVQKEALKAKYVIEEEKEE
- a CDS encoding exosome complex protein Rrp42, with translation MTSSVVVNVKKKRISELLKDGQRTDGRGLTDYRDIQIELGVIEKAEGSARVHLGQTDVMVGIKIGTGTPFPDTPDKGVLTCNAELVPLASPDFETGPPGEDAVELARVVDRGIRESGAIDVEKLCVEPGKLVFVVFVDIYVLNHDGNLIDASAIAALAALINAKMFKYTVEDCQIVKKPGYTPLPVIDHPVAVTFAKIGDKLILDTGLDEEHVMDARLTITMNKDGNICAMQKGGGGGFFTKEEIFEAVKIASEKSAELRKIVVKS
- a CDS encoding 50S ribosomal protein L37ae, with product MGRNTKKVAMTRGLGTRYGATIRKRYVKVLTEVRRTHKCPQCGAEAVKRESVGIWNCRKCDVTFAGGAYTPVTKLGVVAKRQVKSATSSES
- a CDS encoding prefoldin subunit beta, which produces MSEEISKLPPQVQQRLMRLQQLQQTLQGVMAQKQQLEMQLNEVEQAKVELEKLDETAVVYKSIGALLVKSEKNTVETELSERKELLKMRVDVIAKQDERIKTQVKELQEQLQQDLSPVSGSA
- a CDS encoding DUF3194 domain-containing protein, encoding MAEIGIPELTLEQVQELCEKAELAARKYVLSQVSTSRIIDLDVFVDAQGIKPITIDVDVNVVLSPIMKDFDVEYLTREATKQAFIVIEEYLRELKCKSEK
- a CDS encoding DHH family phosphoesterase, producing the protein MQIRKITSLIDKLDAKLVVLLCHHNADPDAIGAAFAFDNLLKQLRPNLKTEIGAAAGPSKLSKAVIKAVNVELTDQPQIEKADLVVLLDTNTTQQLDDWAALLQPAQPILLIDHHAPHPETEHISALSVTDETASSTCEIVYRLFKEAKIKPSVASAKALFLGIAFDSRHFILAGSETLKIVAELAQIVNPRETLPILSLPMDYSERVARLKTAGRMKIVKVNNWLIALSRLSTFQASAARGLVAFGAHVAIVAGEKDGGIQVSFRASYEFFTETGIHMGRDLATPLGEFLGGMGGGHSVSAGANGNGDVNGCLNFCEKLIKQKLS
- a CDS encoding ATP-binding cassette domain-containing protein, with translation MAVIETNNLTYSYPNAKTPSIKNVSITINKGDFVILTGPSGCGKTTLCRCFNGLVPHFYNGILVGKISVAGLNVAEHQIHELARHVGLVFQNPENQLFALSVEKDVAFGLENFAMPRDEMRKRVDWALEQAGISELTERPPHELSGGQQQRVAIASVLAMQPDIIILDEPTSFLDPLGAEKIFEVISQLNKELGITIILVEHRLDLAAKYANRVIVMNNGEIAMAGTPQEIFTSEQARLIGIGIPKATELYQYLKKNGIDLKTIPVTPEEVAQLLREALKNA
- a CDS encoding ABC transporter ATP-binding protein encodes the protein MLEVKDLYYSYSTGFEALKGINLTVNDGEFLAIMGQNGAGKTTLVKHFNGLLKPTHGEVLVDGVSTRDVSVAKLARNVGFVFQNPDHQLFSETVEDEIAFALKNFGFEEAVIKKQVDWALNLLDVVQYRKTSPFMLSGGERKRVALASILAWDPQVVILDEPTIGQDHRQKEKLQHFILQLNAQKKTVVVVTHDVEFVAECNPRVILMRQGQILLDGVAEKILNDTKLLAQASIVPPQITKIFLELEDLGLPTDVIDVHEATKILLNRLRKKS
- a CDS encoding energy-coupling factor transporter transmembrane protein EcfT, with translation MSVFEGFKFRKVSSLVHDLDPRVKFFFVLVLFVMAILFTNLFALLVLFMVPLPFVFVAKVNRQWLRSLRGALLLAVFIFATNFIFGFLYPASFPQITPPVDTAFEYLVLLERSISMTLRFVVLIASFSVFFLTTSPDHLGLALQQSHVPYEFCFAFTTAVRFVPVLADEAQTIMDAQKARGLELERGNLLKRVRNYIPILIPLIVNAIRRSLELAEAMESRAWGASKNRTNLYALKLKRSDYVLVVISVVMLIVAVYIWLNVSIPSLSAVLFPAMV
- a CDS encoding aspartate kinase, which translates into the protein MKFGGSSVANGEKIRNVANLIKDNKNDNQIVVVVSALQGITNQLIQAAVQAKTGNTKFIKEFKQEILERHQTTIKEAIQDTVIQEIVWKLVESRICELEQVLTGISYVGELTPKSRDLVISFGEKLSAPIVSATLNDIRVASEHFTGGEAGIVTDSNFGEASLLMNVTKFELKKNIEPLLEKGTVPVITGFIAQTQNGETTTVGRGGSDYTATIVGAALEAEEIWIWTDVDGLMTSDPKLVPEAKIIPKISFQEATELTIFGAKAMHPRALEPARKEGIPVRIRNVFNPSNHGTLIMENGKLETKNGVKAVTIVKNVALITVSGSGMVGAPGTAAKVFEVLGKENINILMISQSVSEANISIVIHRSLLERAVNTLELALLGKEFIHEIISEDDVCVVAVLGAGMKGMVGVASRIFSAVASKKINVNMIAQGSSELNVSFVVKEKDGPETVKAIHKEFKLDEK
- a CDS encoding homoserine dehydrogenase, coding for MRIILVGWGVVGQSLAQIFLDRKKDLAKKYGFRPRIVAVVDKKGAAINPKGLDLKEMLKLKKQHGTVSASIQYGKSDMTALEVIESVEAEAMIEVSPTNIETAEPGLSYIKSAFKTSKHVVTTNKGPLALALPALTELAEFNNVQLRFSGTVGAGTPVLEFAKNCLQGDKILSVSGILNGTTNYILTEMDEKHLTFDVALKAAQELGFAEADPTMDVDGYDAAAKLVIMANWIMDKKVTINDVEIKGIRDVSAKDIAEANKKGCTIKLIGSITEKLKVEPQQISKHHPLAVDGALNAVTFVSESAGEQTIIGLGAGGVETASAVLRDLLDIKQTIAHKMAT